The Pandoraea apista genomic interval TTTCTCTGTGCAGATGGCAGTGAAAAAGTTCGAATGACCTCGCCTGCCGGCGATCAACGACTGACAGGTTGCGACGAAGCGGGCACGCAATACTTCTGCGCGATGGGTGTCGCATGACGTGCACTTCCGCACCCGTTTCTCCGATGTTTCCCCGATCGGTCGGCTCGACGCAGGTATTGCGCAGCAGGCCCGTCTCGTCGGAGTGGTCAGATCAAGCGTGTATTACCGGGCACATCCGGTGAGCCGAGCGGATCAGTTGCTGACGCGACGGATCGACGAATTGCATATGGCGTTTCCGTTTGCCAGCGCGCGGATGCTGGCGCGCCAGTTACGCCGAGACGGCCATGAAGTCGCCCGGCGGCGCGTGTGCACCCTGATGAAGGGCATCGATGCGTCGCGCTTCGTCCAGGGCGCCGTCCACGTGACCGATCGCAGGATCGTCGTGGGTGGGCTGCGTTTGCTGATGTACAGCCAATTGGCGGGAAAGGGGCACCCGTTCCAGCTCAATACGAACCGTAGCGACTCGAAGTGGCTGCCGCGCGCGGGCGTCATCGATAAGGCGACGGATTGTCTGTCGCAGCACGGCAGCTATTCGGCGTCGCTCAAGCCGATGTCGACCATCGCGCCGATGTCGTCCGGCGTCGTGATCGACTCGAATGTCGAGCCGGAGCACGCCAAGTCGTACGAAGTCGGGGCGAAGTTCGACACGCGCTTCAAGCTGCTGGCGTATTTCGTTGCGAGTGTGTTTGCCACGTACGACACGAAGACCGGCCGTCACCCGGTGCACTATCCGTTGAACGTCAAGAACGTGTTCAACAAGACGTATTACCCGTCGAGCGCGAGTCAGCATTTCGTCGCTATTGGCGATGCGCGTTCGGCTACGCTCTGATCGACGCTTGTCCTTGCTGGAACGGGGGAGGTTGCGGTGCGGTGTTGAAAAGCCGCCGCGCCGCCGGTTTTCAGTTTGGACGAGGTATGCGGGGCGGTGCTCGGCTCAGAGCAGATCGTCGCTCGGCAGCAACGTGAACGCGCCCGCCACCGAATTGCGCCAGAAAGACGCGTAGGGTTCGACGTCGAACGTACGCGGCTGGCCGTTTTCCTCCCCGACCCAACGCAGCGCGGGCATGGTCGGCGGTGTGGGGGTTGGCGGCGTTGTGCCGGGCGGCACCAACTCGACCCGGAAGCTCACGCGGGGTAACGTTGCCCGGTCGAAGATCGCGGCCATACGCTCGGCAAACTCAGGGCTGTGGACCACGATCGCCAACTCGGTGTTCAGACGCACGGAGCGCGGGTCCAGATTGAACGAACCGAGGATCACGTCGCGGCGGTCGATCACGTACACCTTGCCGTGCAGGCTCGCGCGTGAGGAACCATTGAACGCGGCGCGCCTGGACGAGGGCTGGCCGGTGTCGGCGCGGATCGGTTTGAATTCGTACAGCGCGATGCCCGCCTGCAACAGCGCCGGGCGGTAGCGAGCGTAGCCGGCGTGAACCGGGACGACGTCGGTCGCGGCGAGCGAGTTCGTCAGCACGCGCACCTTCACGCCTCGCTGGGTGAGCGTCGAGAGGAACCGGACGCCGCCGTCGAGCGGCACGAAGTACGGCGAGATGATCAGCACTTCGCGCTGCGCGTTCGCCGCCAGTTGCCGCAATTGGGTCCCCGGCGCGCTTTTGGTCTGCTCCGAGGGAGTGTCCAGCTTGTCGGGCGAGTCGGCGGCCAGCTCGGCGGCGGCCCAGAAGAGCGGCCGCTTGCCGCTGCGCAGGCTGTCGGCGAGCGATGGCTGGTGAAGCGCCTGATGCCCGGCGGGCATCCCGTCGGCGTCGCGCCAGTGACGTACCAGTGCCTCGCGTGTGTCGTCCAGCGTCTGCTTGTCGATCTCCGACTGGACTTGTCTGAGCGGATAGGATTGCGGGCTCGTCCAGAAGTGGTCGAAGCTGCGGGAAACGGCGTCGACGACCGGCCCGGCACAGAGCAGATCGAAATCGCGGAAGGACAGATCCGGATCGGCGTCGAAATATTCGTCTCCCAGATTGCGTCCGCCGACGATGGCCAACTGGTTGTCGGCGATCAACGCCTTGTTATGCATGCGACGGTTGAGTTGGTCGAACTGGGTGAGCAGATTGCCGGCGCGCTCGAAAAGCGTGGTGTCTAACGTGGCGAACGGATTGAAGACACGGATCTCGATGTTGGGCGTCTGGTCGAGTACCGCGAAGGTGGGGTCGGTGTGGCGGCGATTGATGTCGTCGACCAGCATGCGAACGCGCACACCGCGGCCGGCCGCGTCTATCAGCGACTGGAGCAGCAGGCGCCCGGTGATGTCCTCTCCGGCGCTGTAGTACTGCACGTCCAGGCTATGCTGCGCGGCTTGAACGAGCGCGAGACGGGTAGTGAAGGCGTCCGCGCCTGTCGCGAGCAATTCAAAACCGGATTGCCCCGGATGCGCGAGGACTGCGGGGGCCAGCGCGTCGGCGAGTGCGCCGGGGGTGGCGGCCGACGTGTGGACTGTCCAGGGGGATGGCTCCGGGAGCGGTCGCACCGAGCTGCACGCCGCCACGATGAGCGCGAGCGGAAGCAGCGCGATTGGGCGCCACGAGAGGTAACGAGAGAGCGCCCGGGAGACGCGCGAAAGCATCATCTCGAACGCTCTATATAGAGAGGATGGGAGAGACATCGACGCTGGCACCGCCTTTCCATATAGGTAAGGTTTCGAGAAGCATATGCGATTTCGTTGGTTGCGTCGCTTGGGTGTGCCCGGATACATTGGATCCGTCTCCTCCATGTGTCCTGTCCCATGGATCTTGGCCCGCTCACGACGCGGGCCTTTTTTTGCCCTTTTCAAATTATTTTCACAAAGGGCTTGCCATGGTTCGGGGTTTTTACTAATATCTCGTCTCTCGCAACGACAGCGACGCAGCGAAAGCGGCGAAGCGGTTGAGGCGACGGGCTGGAAAGCCCGGTGGTTGGTGGTTTTGGAGCTTGCGAGTCGCTACGGCGATGAGTAAAGAAAGCGAAAAAAACTGTTGACGACGACGAGAAGCTGGTAGATAATCTCGCTTCTCTGCTGCTGATGCAGCGACGCAGAAAACGAAGCGACGGCGCGGTAAGTGTGCGACGAAGCGAAGTCAGATGCGATTGATCTTTAAAAATTGAACAACCGATAAGTGTGGGCACTCGATGAATAGTGCGTCTGCTTCGGCAGATTAGCTTTAAATTTATTGAGGCTCACATAGTAATAGGTAAGTTAAGTAATTAACTTGTCAGCATACTTTGAGAGCGACCGGTTCAAGTGATTTATCACGAAAACCGAAAACAGTAACAGGTTTAAACTGAAGAGTTTGATCCTGGCTCAGATTGAACGCTGGCGGCATGCCTTACACATGCAAGTCGAACGGCAGCACGGGTGCTTGCACCTGGTGGCGAGTGGCGAACGGGTGAGTAATACATCGGAATGTACCTTGTAGTGGGGGATAGCTCGGCGAAAGCCGGATTAATACCGCATACGCTCTGAGGAGGAAAGCGGGGGACCTTCGGGCCTCGTGCTACAAGAGCAGCCGATGTCAGATTAGCTAGTTGGTGAGGTAAAAGCTCACCAAGGCGACGATCTGTAGCTGGTCTGAGAGGACGACCAGCCACACTGGGACTGAGACACGGCCCAGACTCCTACGGGAGGCAGCAGTGGGGAATTTTGGACAATGGGCGCAAGCCTGATCCAGCAATGCCGCGTGTGTGAAGAAGGCCTTCGGGTTGTAAAGCACTTTTGTCCGGAAAGAAATCCTCTGGGTTAATACCTCGGGGGGATGACGGTACCGGAAGAATAAGCACCGGCTAACTACGTGCCAGCAGCCGCGGTAATACGTAGGGTGCAAGCGTTAATCGGAATTACTGGGCGTAAAGCGTGCGCAGGCGGTTTTGTAAGACGGATGTGAAATCCCCGGGCTTAACCTGGGAACTGCATTCGTGACTGCAAGGCTAGAGTATGGCAGAGGGGGGTAGAATTCCACGTGTAGCAGTGAAATGCGTAGAGATGTGGAGGAATACCGATGGCGAAGGCAGCCCCCTGGGCCAATACTGACGCTCATGCACGAAAGCGTGGGGAGCAAACAGGATTAGATACCCTGGTAGTCCACGCCCTAAACGATGTCAACTAGTTGTTGGGGATTCATTTCCTTAGTAACGAAGCTAACGCGTGAAGTTGACCGCCTGGGGAGTACGGTCGCAAGATTAAAACTCAAAGGAATTGACGGGGACCCGCACAAGCGGTGGATGATGTGGATTAATTCGATGCAACGCGAAAAACCTTACCTACCCTTGACATGTACGGAATCCTGCTGAGAGGTGGGAGTGCTCGAAAGAGAACCGTAACACAGGTGCTGCATGGCTGTCGTCAGCTCGTGTCGTGAGATGTTGGGTTAAGTCCCGCAACGAGCGCAACCCTTGTCCTTAGTTGCTACGCAAGAGCACTCTAAGGAGACTGCCGGTGACAAACCGGAGGAAGGTGGGGATGACGTCAAGTCCTCATGGCCCTTATGGGTAGGGCTTCACACGTCATACAATGGTCGGTACAGAGGGCTGCCAAACCGCGAGGTGGAGCTAACCCCAGAAAACCGATCGTAGTCCGGATCGCAGTCTGCAACTCGACTGCGTGAAGCTGGAATCGCTAGTAATCGCGGATCAGCATGTCGCGGTGAATACGTTCCCGGGTCTTGTACACACCGCCCGTCACACCATGGGAGTGGGTTTTGCCAGAAGTAGGTAGCCTAACCGCAAGGAGGGCGCTTACCACGGCAGGATTCATGACTGGGGTGAAGTCGTAACAAGGTAGCCGTAGGGGAACCTGCGGCTGGATCACCTCCTTTCTAGAGCATGCACTGGAAGTTGAGTGTTCACGCTTATCGGTTGTTGACTGCGTAGATCTAAGTCGGGTCTGTAGCTCAGGTGGTTAGAGCACCGTCTTGATAAGGCGGGGGTCGAAGGTTCAAGTCCTTCCAGACCCACCAAGCTAACCACCGCCTGACCAAGTCGGATGGTAACTGGCTTGATTTGGGGGCATAGCTCAGCTGGGAGAGCACCTGCTTTGCAAGCAGGGGGTCGTCGGTTCGATCCCGTCTGCCTCCACCAATTCCTTAGATCACACATCGATGTCAGTCAAAAGCTTTTACGTTAGTACGTCTGCAGTATTTCTGTAGTGAATCCACGTGAACGTTTTTGAATGACAGCAATGTCATGCAGTATTTGTTCTTTAACAATTTAGAAGAAGTAGTAGTACAACGGAAGCGCGTTAGAGATGGCGCGTGGAAATTGTACGGGTTGTGATTGTATCAACCAGTATTTAAAGTGATCGAAAGATGACTTGGAATACGGCACAACGCGATAACTCAACCTGTAGCGAATGTTGAAAGACACACTCGTTATAGGGTCAAGCGAATAAGTGCATGTGGTGGATGCCTTGGCGATTACAGGCGATGAAGGACGCGATAGCCTGCGAAAAGTTGTGGGGAGCTGGCAAATAAGCATTGATCCACAAATGTCCGAATGGGGAAACCCGGCCTTTTAGGTCATCCTAGACTGAATACATAGGTCTAGCGAAGCGAACGCGGCGAACTGAAACATCTAAGTAGCTGCAGGAAAAAAAATCAACCGAGATTCCCAAAGTAGTGGCGAGCGAAATGGGACCAGCCTTCAAGATTTAGCACCGGTGTTATCAAAACGGAATGGAAAGTCCGGCCATAGTGGGTGATAGCCCCGTATGAGAAAACCCTGGTGTGGAACTAAGCTTGAGATAAGTAGGGCGGGACACGTGAAATCCTGTCTGAAGATGGGGGGACCATCCTCCAAGGCTAAATACTCGTAATCGACCGATAGTGAACCAGTACCGTGAGGGAAAGGCGAAAAGAACCCCGGGAGGGGAGTGAAATAGATCCTGAAACCGCATGCATACAAACAGTCGGAGCCTCGAAAGGGGTGACGGCGTACCTTTTGTATAATGGGTCAGCGACTTACATTCAGTGGCAAGCTTAACCGAATAGGGAAGGCGTAGCGAAAGCGAGTCCGAATAGGGCGTTCAGTCGCTGGGTGTAGACCCGAAACCAAGTGATCTATCCATGGCCAGGATGAAGGTGCGGTAACACGTACTGGAGGTCCGAACCCACTAATGTTGAAAAATTAGGGGATGAGCTGTGGATAGGGGTGAAAGGCTAAACAAACTTGGAAATAGCTGGTTCTCTCCGAAAACTATTTAGGTAGTGCCTCGTGTATCACCTTCGGGGGTAGAGCACTGTCATGGTTGAAGGGTCCATTGCGGATTACTTCGCCATAGCAAACTCCGAATACCGAAGAGTGCAATCACGGGAGACAGACATCGGGTGCTAACGTCCGGTGTCAAGAGGGAAACAACCCAGACCGCCAGCTAAGGTCCCTAAATATTGCTAAGTGGGAAACGAAGTGGGAAGGCTAAAACAGTCAGGAGGTTGGCTTAGAAGCAGCCACCCTTTAAAGAAAGCGTAATAGCTCACTGATCGAGTCGTCCTGCGCGGAAGATGTAACGGGGCTAAGCAATATACCGAAGCTGCGGATGCGAGCTTGCTCGCATGGTAGGAGAGCGTTCTGTAAGCCTGTGAAGGTGTCTTGTAAAGGATGCTGGAGGTATCAGAAGTGCGAATGCTGACATGAGTAGCGATAAAGGGGGTGAAAGGCCCCCTCGCCGTAAGCCCAAGGTTTCCTACGCAACGTTCATCGGCGTAGGGTGAGTCGGCCCCTAAGGCGAGGCAGAGATGCGTAGCTGATGGGAAGCAGGTTAATATTCCTGCACCGTCGTATGATGCGATGGGGGGACGGATCGCGGAAGGTTGTCCGGGTGTTGGAAGTCCCGGTCCCTGCAGTGGAGAAGGCGCTTAGGCAAATCCGGGCGCGTAATTCAAGGCTGTGGGGCGAGCGAACTTGTTCGCGAAGCAATTGGAAGTGGTTCCAAGAAAAGCCTCTAAGCTTCAGTCATACGAGACCGTACCGCAAACCGACACAGGTGGGCGAGATGAGTATTCTAAGGCGCTTGAGAGAACTCGGGAGAAGGAACTCGGCAAATTGGTACCGTAACTTCGGGATAAGGTACGCCCTTGTAGCTTGACTGGCCTGCGCCAGGAGGGTGAAGGGGTTGCAATAAACTGGTGGCTGCGACTGTTTAATAAAAACACAGCACTCTGCAAACACGAAAGTGGACGTATAGGGTGTGACGCCTGCCCGGTGCCGGAAGATTAAATGATGGGGTGCAAGCTCTTGATTGAAGTCCCGGTAAACGGCGGCCGTAACTATAACGGTCCTAAGGTAGCGAAATTCCTTGTCGGGTAAGTTCCGACCTGCACGAATGGCGTAACGATGGCCACACTGTCTCCTCCCGAGACTCAGCGAAGTTGAAGTGTTTGTGATGATGCAATCTACCCGCGGCTAGACGGAAAGACCCCATGAACCTTTACTGTAGCTTTGCATTGGACTTTGAACCGGTCTGTGTAGGATAGGTGGGAGGCTTTGAAGCAGGAACGCTAGTTTCTGTGGAGCCGTCCTTGAAATACCACCCTGGCTTGTTTGAGGTTCTAACCTAGGTCCGTAATCCGGATCGGGGACAGTGCATGGTAGGCAGTTTGACTGGGGCGGTCTCCTCCCAAAGTGTAACGGAGGAGTACGAAGGTACGCTAGGTACGGTCGGAAATCGTGCTGATAGTGCAATGGCAAAAGCGTGCTTAACTGCGAGACTGACAAGTCGAGCAGGTGCGAAAGCAGGTCATAGTGATCCGGTGGTTCTGTATGGAAGGGCCATCGCTCAACGGATAAAAGGTACTCTGGGGATAACAGGCTGATACCGCCCAAGAGTTCATATCGACGGCGGTGTTTGGCACCTCGATGTCGGCTCATCTCATCCTGGGGCTGTAGCCGGTCCCAAGGGTATGGCTGTTCGCCATTTAAAGAGGTACGTGAGCTGGGTTTAAAACGTCGTGAGACAGTTTGGTCCCTATCTGCCGTGGGCGTTGGAAGTTTGAAGGGGGCTGCTCCTAGTACGAGAGGACCGGAGTGGACGAACCTCTGGTGTACCGGTTGTCACGCCAGTGGCATCGCCGGGTAGCTATGTTCGGAAGAGATAACCGCTGAAAGCATCTAAGCGGGAAACTCGCCTTAAGATGAGACTTCCCTAGGAACTCGATTCCTTTGAAGGGTCGTTCGAGACCAGGACGTTGATAGGTCAGGTGTGGAAGCGCAGTAATGCGTTAAGCTAACTGATACTAATTGCCCGTAAGGCTTGATCCTATAACCAGTGTGTTTTTCCTGGTGTGAGGCGCGTGTGCCCTGTATGGCGCTGATACGCTCACAACCCAAACTACACGTAGTACTACGCTTCTTCTGAATTGGTTTTGTTGCACACCGAGTGCAGCAGAACATACAAGTTATGCCTGATGACCATAGCGAGTTGGAACCACCCCTTCCCATCCCGAACAGGACCGTGAAACGACTCCACGCCGATGATAGTGCGGATACCCGTGTGAAAGTAGGTAATCGTCAGGCTCCCCTAAAGACCCCTTGCTACAACGCGTAGCAAGGGGTTTTTGCTTTGTGCGCGTCCAATGGCTCGCGGGATTCTTCCTTTGAAATTCCCCGCGCGATTCATTGGCTTGGGGACCCTCGGCAGTTACAGGATCTCGTTGGATTCATCAGGAATAGAATCGGGCTTCGACTATGGCGCTCATTTTTATTCATTCAGAGTCATTAGAGGCTCCGATTCCTACGTCAAGAACAAGTCATTTTGTATCCCCCTCGGTTGTGGGCGACATGATGGGGCGGGGCTTCTGGTGAGAAGCGCGATGCGCATTTCCAATCGACCTCTGAAAATGGATTGGTGGGCATCAACATTTGACATTTTCTGTCGTTATCGTATTGCCAGTTTCATTCGGTAATACGAGCACAACCCGGCTATCACAGCGGGTTCGAATCAGTGACAGAAAAAATGAACCAGATATTTGTTCCGAAGCGAGAGCTTCCGCCTGTAGTCGTCATTTCCCTAGTGGATAGCGATGTCCGTCGCACCCACATTACCGCGCAACTGACGGGGGCCGGCGTTCCCTTTCGCTTCTTCGATGCGAAGCGTATCCAGGCCTACCCGCCCGAGTACGACGCTGCTACGCGTCTGCAGATGTACGCCAACCATCTGACGCTCGGCGAAGTGGGGTGTTACGACAGTCATTACCGGATTTGGCAGGATCTGGCGCGCTCTAATGACGACATCTGGTGCGTCTTGGAGGACGATATCGAGCTGGCGCCGGATTTCTCCCAGCGGCTGGCCGCAGCGATGGACGTTTCGGTACCGTGGGGGCTCATGCGGCTGAAAGACGCTGGCTCCGCGGGGCGTTGGCAGGTCGCCGAATTGCCTGACGGCGGGGCACTGAATGATCATCGCAAGCAACCTGGCGGCACCCAGGCTTACCTCATTCGTCGCGATGCGGCATTGACGCTTCTGGAGTACGGCAAACGCATGATTCATCCCGTTGACGACATGCTGAATCGCAACTGGGAGCATGGCGTTCGGATGATCTCCATGGCACCGGATATTGTGCTCGACCGGGGGGATGACCTAGGTACGACTATCGTGGGCCGCCAGAAGGCTAAGCGAAGCATTTCTCAGAAGCTCAGGCGCGAATTCCATATGGGGCGCGATAGTCTGAACCGGTACATCGACGCCTGGCGCCGTCGCTTGCTGACGCCAGCACGACGCTGGGAATGAGCGTGATCCGGACGAATTTCACATATCCAAGCAAATCAACGACTTGCCGCATATAGTGAAAATCCGCAGAGCATCAGGCACAAAAACTGCGTATTTAATGCATGGAAGGTGTTGACAAGGCTGAGGGACATCTCCATAATTGCAAATTCTCTGCGGAGGGGTGCCCGAGTGGCTAAAGGGGGCAGACTGTAAATCTGTTGGCTTACGCCTACGTTGGTTCGAATCCAACCTCCTCCACCAGAATGCGGAAGTAACAAGCGTCGGAAACCTTGGTCTCCGGCGCTTGTTATCAAGAGGCGAGAGTCGGAATCCAAGCGGGTGTAGCTCAATGGTAGAGCAGAAGCCTTCCAAGCTTATGACGAGGGTTCGATTCCCTTCACCCGCTCCAGGTGACGCGCAGACGCAGTAGTAGTTAAGGATTCGCCCATGTGGCTCAGTGGTAGAGCACTCCCTTGGTAAGGGAGAGGTCGGCAGTTCGATCCTGCCCATGGGCACCAAAAGATAGTGTGAAGCGCGGCAGTCAACATGCCGAGCAATCTCGGCAATAGATAACCCGTTAGGAGTCGGAAATGGCAAAGGAAAAATTCGAGCGGACTAAGCCGCACGTGAACGTCGGCACCATCGGTCACGTTGACCATGGCAAGACCACCCTGACGGCTGCTATCGCAACGGTTCTGTCGTCGAAGTTCGGCGGTCAGGCCAAGAAGTACGACGAAATCGACGCAGCACCGGAAGAAAAGGCACGCGGTATTACCATCAACACCGCGCACATCGAGTACGAAACGGCTAACCGCCACTACGCACACGTTGACTGCCCGGGCCACGCCGACTACGTCAAGAACATGATTACCGGTGCTGCCCAGATGGACGGCGCTATCCTGGTTTGCTCGGCCGCCGACGGCCCGATGCCGCAAACGCGTGAGCACATCCTGTTGGCCCGTCAGGTTGGCGTGCCGTACATCATCGTGTTCCTGAACAAGTGCGACATGGTCGACGACGCCGAGCTGCTCGAGCTGGTCGAAATGGAAGTTCGCGAACTTCTGTCGAAGTATGACTTCCCGGGCGACGACCTGCCGATCATCAAGGGTTCCGCCAAGCTGGCGCTGGAAGGCGACAAGGGCGAACTCGGCGAAGAAGCCATCATGAAGCTGGCTGAAGCCCTCGACACGTACATCCCGACGCCGGAGCGCGCTATCGACAAGGCATTCCTGATGCCGGTGGAAGACGTGTTCTCGATCTCGGGTCGCGGTACCGTTGTGACCGGTCGTGTTGAGTCGGGCGTGATCAAGGTCGGCGAAGAAATCGAAATCGTCGGTATCGTGCCGACGGTCAAGACGATTTGCACGGGCGTTGAAATGTTCCGCAAGCTGCTCGACCAAGGTCAGGCTGGCGACAACGTCGGTATTCTGCTGCGCGGCACGAAGCGTGAAGATGTTCAGCGTGGTCAGGTTCTGGCCAAGCCGGGTTCGATCACGCCGCACACGGACTTCACGGGCGAAGTGTACGTTCTGTCGAAGGATGAAGGTGGTCGTCACACTCCGTTCTTCAACAACTACCGTCCGCAGTTCTACTTCCGCACGACGGACGTGACTGGCTCGATCACCCTGCCGGAAGGCAAGGAAATGGTCATGCCGGGCGACAACGTGTCGATCAGCGTCAAGCTGATTGCCCCGATCGCCATGACTGAAGGTCTGCGTTTCGCAATTCGCGAAGGTGGCCGTACTGTCGGCGCCGGCGTGGTAGCAAAGATCGTAGCTTAAGCCGGTACCTTAACGGTCCGCGCTTACGGGGTCAGCTTTTGGCGGCTGGCCCCTCTGCTGTTTTAGGGGTATAGCTCAACTGGCAGAGCGTCGGTCTCCAAAACCGAAGGTTGGGGGTTCGATTCCCTCTGCCCCTGCCAAAACAACTGTCTGCAAGCTGGAAATGGCGAATTCTCCCGTAGAAACTGTGCGTACGACTGGCGACAAGCTGCTGCTGGCACTGGCCGGGCTGCTGGTGATTGCTGGCGTCGTGGCGTTCTACGCGTTGGAGCAACAGGCACTTTATGTGCGCGTTGCTGCCATCGTCGTCGTTCTGGCCATCGCAGCAGGTGTTGCATTGGCATCGCAAACCGGCAAAGGCTTCCTGGCTTTTGCCAAGGATGCGTATCGGGAAGTGGGTAAGGTCGTTTGGCCGACCCGTAAAGAGGCCGCTCAAACGACCGCGATTGTCTTCGCGTTCGTCATCGTCATGGCGCTGTATCTGTGGATCAGCGACAAGACGATTGAATGGGCAGTGTTCTCTTTGATTCTTGGCTGGAAATGATATGTCTGATACCGGGGCTGCACCGAGTAAGAAGCGCTGGTACGTCGTTCATGCTTATTCCGGCATGGAAAAGAGCGTAGCCAAAGCGCTTCGTGAGCGCATTGCGCGCGCTGGCATGGAAGACTACTTCGGCGAGATTCTCGTTCCGACCGAAGAAGTTGTTGAAACAAAGGGTGGCCACAAGTCGGTCACCGAACGTCGTTTCTTCCCCGGCTATGTGCTGTGTGAGATGGAAATGACGGACGACACGTGGCACTTGGTCAAGAACACCGCCAAGGTCACCGGTTTTGTCGGCGGTACGGGTAATCGCCCGATTCCGATTCGGCAGGCTGAGGTCGACAAGATCATGTCGCAAATCAAGGACGGGGTGGAAAAGCCGCGTCCCAAGACGTTGTTCGAGGTGGGCGAGCTGGTTCGAGTCAAGGATGGTCCTTTCACGGACTTCAACGGCTCGGTGGAAGAAG includes:
- a CDS encoding glycosyltransferase family 25 protein is translated as MNQIFVPKRELPPVVVISLVDSDVRRTHITAQLTGAGVPFRFFDAKRIQAYPPEYDAATRLQMYANHLTLGEVGCYDSHYRIWQDLARSNDDIWCVLEDDIELAPDFSQRLAAAMDVSVPWGLMRLKDAGSAGRWQVAELPDGGALNDHRKQPGGTQAYLIRRDAALTLLEYGKRMIHPVDDMLNRNWEHGVRMISMAPDIVLDRGDDLGTTIVGRQKAKRSISQKLRREFHMGRDSLNRYIDAWRRRLLTPARRWE
- the nusG gene encoding transcription termination/antitermination protein NusG; its protein translation is MSDTGAAPSKKRWYVVHAYSGMEKSVAKALRERIARAGMEDYFGEILVPTEEVVETKGGHKSVTERRFFPGYVLCEMEMTDDTWHLVKNTAKVTGFVGGTGNRPIPIRQAEVDKIMSQIKDGVEKPRPKTLFEVGELVRVKDGPFTDFNGSVEEVNYEKSRLRVSVTIFGRATPVELEFGQVEKI
- a CDS encoding phospholipase D family protein; its protein translation is MLSRVSRALSRYLSWRPIALLPLALIVAACSSVRPLPEPSPWTVHTSAATPGALADALAPAVLAHPGQSGFELLATGADAFTTRLALVQAAQHSLDVQYYSAGEDITGRLLLQSLIDAAGRGVRVRMLVDDINRRHTDPTFAVLDQTPNIEIRVFNPFATLDTTLFERAGNLLTQFDQLNRRMHNKALIADNQLAIVGGRNLGDEYFDADPDLSFRDFDLLCAGPVVDAVSRSFDHFWTSPQSYPLRQVQSEIDKQTLDDTREALVRHWRDADGMPAGHQALHQPSLADSLRSGKRPLFWAAAELAADSPDKLDTPSEQTKSAPGTQLRQLAANAQREVLIISPYFVPLDGGVRFLSTLTQRGVKVRVLTNSLAATDVVPVHAGYARYRPALLQAGIALYEFKPIRADTGQPSSRRAAFNGSSRASLHGKVYVIDRRDVILGSFNLDPRSVRLNTELAIVVHSPEFAERMAAIFDRATLPRVSFRVELVPPGTTPPTPTPPTMPALRWVGEENGQPRTFDVEPYASFWRNSVAGAFTLLPSDDLL
- the tuf gene encoding elongation factor Tu; the encoded protein is MAKEKFERTKPHVNVGTIGHVDHGKTTLTAAIATVLSSKFGGQAKKYDEIDAAPEEKARGITINTAHIEYETANRHYAHVDCPGHADYVKNMITGAAQMDGAILVCSAADGPMPQTREHILLARQVGVPYIIVFLNKCDMVDDAELLELVEMEVRELLSKYDFPGDDLPIIKGSAKLALEGDKGELGEEAIMKLAEALDTYIPTPERAIDKAFLMPVEDVFSISGRGTVVTGRVESGVIKVGEEIEIVGIVPTVKTICTGVEMFRKLLDQGQAGDNVGILLRGTKREDVQRGQVLAKPGSITPHTDFTGEVYVLSKDEGGRHTPFFNNYRPQFYFRTTDVTGSITLPEGKEMVMPGDNVSISVKLIAPIAMTEGLRFAIREGGRTVGAGVVAKIVA
- a CDS encoding TonB-dependent receptor, with the protein product MHFRTRFSDVSPIGRLDAGIAQQARLVGVVRSSVYYRAHPVSRADQLLTRRIDELHMAFPFASARMLARQLRRDGHEVARRRVCTLMKGIDASRFVQGAVHVTDRRIVVGGLRLLMYSQLAGKGHPFQLNTNRSDSKWLPRAGVIDKATDCLSQHGSYSASLKPMSTIAPMSSGVVIDSNVEPEHAKSYEVGAKFDTRFKLLAYFVASVFATYDTKTGRHPVHYPLNVKNVFNKTYYPSSASQHFVAIGDARSATL
- the secE gene encoding preprotein translocase subunit SecE, with amino-acid sequence MANSPVETVRTTGDKLLLALAGLLVIAGVVAFYALEQQALYVRVAAIVVVLAIAAGVALASQTGKGFLAFAKDAYREVGKVVWPTRKEAAQTTAIVFAFVIVMALYLWISDKTIEWAVFSLILGWK